Genomic window (Megamonas funiformis):
AAAAAAACTCATGCCAAAGGTAAAACAAATAATAAATAAGGATAATATATATTTTTTCTTTAATTCTTTTTTCAATAAATCGTAGGCTACATTGATAATCAATGCTGTAGCACCACATTGCATACCTTTTAATAGCAATTTCACATATGGATTTGTAGCAAATAAATTATAAAAAATACAAATTAAAGATAAAGTGATAAGCGGTGGCAATACAGTAGCTAGTAAAGCTGTCAAAGTTCCTTTTACGCCACGCATTTTATATCCTAAAATTACAGCAGAATTAATCGCCACTACCCCTGGCATAGATTGAGCTATAGCTACTAAGTCTAAGGCATCTTTTTCTTTTATCCATTTATATTCATCGACATATTTTGCCTTCAATAGCGGTATGATTACAAAACCGCCACCCACAGTAAAAGCACTGATAATAAATGTGGATTTAAATAATTTCCAATAAAAATTCTCTGCCTTTTCCATTTCAACATTCCTTTTACATAAAATAAAGAAATCACTATTATCGATTGAATATACAATAATAGTGATTTCAAATTAACTTAAAATACTATTTAAAAAACAGCTTTAATTTCACCAATGATATCACCACGATGATTTTTCAATACAGGTGGATACATTGACAATAATTTATTATATTCTTCTTCATTAATATAATTAAAATGTTTGAGCATTGCAATTACCATTGGAGTTACTGCTGCATAGCTTCCATCTTCGATTTTAAAAGCCATACCAGATTTTAATTCACGAGAAGCTAAGCAATATACTGCATCTGCACCAATTTTAGCCAATACTCGTCCATTTGTTACTTCTGCTACTGCTTTATCAATTCTACCTGTTCCAGAAACCATCTGCGGATATGCACACATAGCATCACGAATTTTTATTGCAGCTTCTGTGTATTCGCCCCAATTTCCTTCCTCTGCATTCATCAAACGAGCATAAGCATATGCCATTTTATCAAGTGGTAAATAAAATACAGGCACACCACAACCATCAATACCAATATCCAATTCATCTTCAGGAATACCAGCTGACATAGCTACTATTTGATGAATGATTTTTTGAGCTTCATGGTCTGGTTTTATATAATCTTCCACCGGTATATTCAACAACTGACAAAGAGCTATGATTGCTGAATGTTTACCAGAACAAGGATTATGCAATGCTGATGGTTTTAAATTATTTTTTACTAATTCTTTGAA
Coding sequences:
- a CDS encoding chromate transporter, giving the protein MEKAENFYWKLFKSTFIISAFTVGGGFVIIPLLKAKYVDEYKWIKEKDALDLVAIAQSMPGVVAINSAVILGYKMRGVKGTLTALLATVLPPLITLSLICIFYNLFATNPYVKLLLKGMQCGATALIINVAYDLLKKELKKKYILSLFIICFTFGMSFFTDINVMYLIVIDGIIGLILMRDKKYN
- a CDS encoding asparaginase; this encodes MSVELLHYTRGKYVENIHRGDAVCVGVDGNIIDKVGNAHLPMFWRSAAKPFQLLQFVKLGGVEQYNLTQQELAILASSHSGEDIHVETVKSILHKLGLTEEVLNCGSARPMSGKAFKELVKNNLKPSALHNPCSGKHSAIIALCQLLNIPVEDYIKPDHEAQKIIHQIVAMSAGIPEDELDIGIDGCGVPVFYLPLDKMAYAYARLMNAEEGNWGEYTEAAIKIRDAMCAYPQMVSGTGRIDKAVAEVTNGRVLAKIGADAVYCLASRELKSGMAFKIEDGSYAAVTPMVIAMLKHFNYINEEEYNKLLSMYPPVLKNHRGDIIGEIKAVF